From the genome of Pseudomonadota bacterium:
GAGGACTGGCTTCCCGGTTATATGGCAACTCCTTGAGGGGCTTGGCGGAATGCCGTTAGACGCGGGTACGATCGAGCGCTTGATCCGGGAAGGAATCCCCGATGCGCGGGTGACGATCGAGGATCTGCGCGGCGATGGCGACCATTATGCCGCCCATGTCGTTTCCGCCGCCTTCAAGGGCAAGACCCGGGTGCAGCAACACCAAATGGTGTACAACGCGCTTCA
Proteins encoded in this window:
- a CDS encoding BolA family transcriptional regulator, with the protein product MPLDAGTIERLIREGIPDARVTIEDLRGDGDHYAAHVVSAAFKGKTRVQQHQMVYNALQGKMGNELHALALQTSPPD